One window of Pseudomonas sp. FP198 genomic DNA carries:
- a CDS encoding DUF2062 domain-containing protein: MPRRLFKRYMPDPASIREHKSLRFLGTLLHDPNLWHLNRHSVARAMAVGLFAAFLPIPLQMLLAAALAVTVRGNIPIAVSLVWLTNPITMPAVFFCTYQTGAWLMDVPARTLPEELTWEWITNQLSTLWQPFLLGSVVTGLVLGVLAYFVTMAYWRWWVARQWRRRKRSRMREKLD; this comes from the coding sequence ATGCCCCGGCGATTATTCAAACGTTACATGCCTGACCCCGCGAGCATTCGGGAACATAAATCCTTACGCTTTCTCGGCACCCTGCTGCACGATCCCAACCTCTGGCACCTCAATCGTCATTCGGTGGCGCGGGCGATGGCCGTTGGCCTGTTCGCCGCTTTTCTGCCGATACCGCTGCAAATGCTCCTGGCCGCCGCGCTGGCCGTCACGGTTCGCGGCAACATCCCGATCGCGGTGAGCCTGGTCTGGCTGACCAACCCCATCACCATGCCCGCGGTATTCTTCTGCACCTATCAGACCGGCGCCTGGCTGATGGACGTTCCAGCCCGGACACTGCCGGAAGAATTGACCTGGGAGTGGATCACCAACCAGCTGTCAACGTTGTGGCAGCCATTTTTGCTGGGGTCGGTGGTCACGGGGTTGGTGCTTGGAGTCTTGGCTTATTTCGTCACCATGGCGTATTGGCGATGGTGGGTTGCCAGGCAGTGGCGACGGCGCAAGCGCAGTCGGATGAGAGAAAAACTGGACTGA
- a CDS encoding ABC transporter permease, with amino-acid sequence MSSELRPNLIALNTIVYREVRRFMRIWPQTLLPPAITMVLYFVIFGNLIGRQIGDMGGFTYMDYIVPGLIMMSVITNSYGNVVSSFFGSKFQRSIEELMVSPVSPHTILIGFTLGGVLRGLAVGLIVTLLSLFFTDLQVHHLGVTILVVVLTATIFSLLGFINAVFARNFDDISIIPTFVLTPLTYLGGVFYSISLLPPFWQTVSLANPVLHMVNAFRYGILGVSDIRISIAITFMLVATVVLYVGCARLLVSGRGMRT; translated from the coding sequence ATGAGTTCGGAACTGCGCCCCAACCTCATCGCCCTCAATACCATTGTCTATCGTGAAGTCCGGCGCTTCATGCGGATCTGGCCGCAGACTTTGCTGCCCCCTGCGATCACCATGGTCCTGTACTTCGTGATTTTCGGTAACCTGATCGGCCGGCAGATCGGCGACATGGGCGGCTTCACGTACATGGACTACATCGTGCCGGGGCTGATCATGATGTCGGTGATCACCAACTCCTACGGCAACGTGGTATCGAGTTTCTTCGGCAGCAAGTTCCAGCGCTCCATCGAAGAGCTGATGGTCTCGCCGGTTTCGCCCCATACGATCCTGATCGGCTTCACCCTGGGCGGCGTGCTGCGCGGGCTGGCGGTCGGCCTGATCGTGACGCTGCTGTCGCTGTTCTTCACCGATCTGCAGGTGCATCACCTGGGGGTGACGATCCTGGTGGTGGTCCTGACTGCGACGATCTTTTCGCTGCTGGGCTTCATCAACGCGGTGTTCGCGCGCAACTTCGATGACATCTCCATCATCCCGACGTTCGTGCTCACGCCGCTGACCTACCTGGGTGGGGTGTTCTACTCGATTTCCCTGCTGCCACCGTTCTGGCAGACCGTATCGCTGGCCAACCCGGTGCTGCATATGGTCAATGCTTTCCGCTACGGGATCCTTGGCGTTTCGGACATTCGCATCAGTATTGCGATTACCTTCATGCTGGTGGCAACCGTGGTGCTTTATGTGGGCTGCGCGCGGTTGCTGGTGAGTGGGCGCGGGATGCGTACCTGA
- a CDS encoding ABC transporter ATP-binding protein — protein sequence MSSALSIRQLTKTYGNGFQALSGIDLDVAEGDFFALLGPNGAGKSTTIGILSTLVNKSGGTVNVFGHDLDREPAALKRCIGVVPQEFNFNQFEKTFDIVVTQAGYYGIPPKIANERAEQYLTQLGLWDKRDVPSRSLSGGMKRRLMIARALVHEPRLLILDEPTAGVDIELRRSMWTFLTELNQKGITIILTTHYLEEAEQLCRNIGIIDHGTIVENTSMRQLLSQLHVETFLLDLKHDLSAAPQLVGYPARLLDGHTLEVQVDKSAGITGLFTQLAVQNIEVLSLRNKTNRLEELFVSLVEKNLAKVAV from the coding sequence ATGAGTTCCGCTCTGTCCATACGGCAGCTAACCAAAACCTACGGCAACGGTTTCCAGGCCCTGAGTGGTATCGATCTGGATGTCGCCGAAGGTGATTTTTTTGCCTTGCTGGGCCCCAACGGTGCCGGCAAATCCACCACCATCGGCATTCTTTCCACGCTGGTGAACAAATCCGGCGGGACGGTGAACGTCTTCGGCCATGACCTGGACCGCGAGCCCGCCGCGCTCAAGCGCTGCATTGGCGTGGTGCCCCAGGAATTCAACTTCAACCAGTTCGAAAAGACCTTCGACATCGTCGTGACCCAGGCCGGCTACTACGGCATCCCGCCGAAGATCGCCAACGAGCGCGCCGAGCAGTATCTGACCCAGCTCGGCTTGTGGGACAAGCGCGATGTGCCGTCCCGTTCGTTGTCCGGCGGCATGAAGCGACGCCTGATGATTGCCCGCGCGCTGGTGCATGAACCGCGCCTGCTGATTCTCGACGAACCCACCGCCGGCGTGGACATCGAGCTGCGTCGTTCGATGTGGACCTTCCTCACCGAGCTGAACCAGAAAGGCATTACCATCATCCTCACCACCCATTACCTGGAAGAGGCCGAGCAGCTGTGCCGCAACATCGGCATCATCGACCACGGCACCATCGTCGAGAACACCAGCATGCGGCAGTTGCTGAGCCAGCTGCATGTGGAAACCTTCCTGCTGGATCTCAAGCATGACCTGAGCGCCGCCCCGCAGCTTGTGGGTTATCCGGCTCGCCTGCTCGACGGCCATACCCTGGAAGTCCAGGTCGACAAGTCCGCCGGTATCACCGGGCTGTTCACCCAGCTGGCCGTGCAAAACATCGAAGTGCTGAGCCTGCGCAACAAGACCAATCGCCTTGAGGAGTTGTTCGTGTCCCTGGTGGAAAAAAACCTGGCGAAGGTGGCGGTATGA